One part of the Aurantibacillus circumpalustris genome encodes these proteins:
- the trmD gene encoding tRNA (guanosine(37)-N1)-methyltransferase TrmD → MRIDIISAVPDLMTSAFGHSILKRAIANKIVEVNLINLRDYATGKQKQLDDYAFGGGAGMVMMIEPIDNCIKDLKSKNAYDEVIYMSPDGELLNQPLCNQLSLVKNIIILCGHYKGVDQRVREHLISREISVGDYVLSGGELAAAILSDSIIRLLPGVLNDETSALSDSFQDNLLAPPVYTRPSSYNGWEIPEVLLSGHSANIDKWRHEQSVERTKTRRPDLLK, encoded by the coding sequence ATGCGTATAGATATAATAAGCGCGGTGCCCGATCTTATGACAAGTGCTTTCGGGCACTCCATATTAAAAAGAGCCATTGCCAATAAAATTGTGGAAGTCAACCTCATTAACCTGAGAGATTATGCTACAGGAAAGCAAAAACAATTAGACGATTACGCGTTTGGTGGAGGCGCCGGAATGGTAATGATGATAGAGCCAATTGATAATTGTATTAAGGATCTAAAATCAAAAAACGCCTATGATGAGGTTATTTATATGTCGCCAGATGGTGAACTATTAAATCAACCACTTTGCAATCAGCTTTCTTTGGTAAAGAATATTATTATTTTATGCGGACACTATAAAGGTGTTGATCAAAGAGTAAGAGAACACTTGATTTCACGTGAGATTAGCGTGGGTGATTATGTTTTAAGTGGCGGAGAACTGGCGGCTGCTATTTTAAGCGATTCAATTATTCGTTTGCTTCCTGGAGTGTTAAATGATGAAACATCTGCCCTAAGCGACTCTTTTCAGGATAATTTGTTGGCTCCTCCTGTTTATACTCGTCCTTCAAGCTATAATGGCTGGGAGATTCCTGAGGTGCTGTTAAGTGGACACAGCGCTAATATTGATAAATGGCGCCATGAACAAAGCGTAGAACGCACAAAAACAAGGCGTCCCGACCTCCTTAAATAG
- the pntB gene encoding Re/Si-specific NAD(P)(+) transhydrogenase subunit beta, whose product MIAKEIQIAAYLFASILFILSLGGLSSQESAKRGVFYGIIGMIIAVLATVLGQGVNGHAYIIAAVAIASVIGVMLARKVEMTSMPQLVAILHSFVGLAAVLVGFGSYLDPKTHALASTEHTIHLVEVFIGVFIGAITFTGSIVAWGKLEGKIRSKPLLYPGRHAVNIILLVACIVLGAIFTMAPGTEGMLYLYIMTAIACFIGVMLVMAIGGADMPVVVSMLNSYSGWAASAAGFMLGNDLLIVTGALVGSSGAILSIIMCEAMNRSFISVILGGFGETASSGEAVAMEGEVTAMNHEEVADLLKEAKSIVIVPGYGMAVAKAQYPIFEMVQTLRKAGKKVRFAIHPVAGRLPGHMNVLLAEASVPYDIVLEMDEINEDLPDTDVVMVIGANDVVNPGAQDDPSSPIYGMPVIEAWKAEKVIVMKRSMSVGYAGVENPLFYKSNTDMLYGDAKDSVEKILGFLKA is encoded by the coding sequence ATGATCGCTAAGGAAATTCAAATTGCAGCTTACTTATTTGCAAGTATATTATTTATTTTAAGTTTAGGAGGTTTATCCTCACAAGAGTCCGCTAAGCGCGGAGTGTTCTACGGTATCATTGGAATGATCATTGCTGTTTTAGCAACGGTTCTCGGACAAGGCGTAAACGGACACGCCTATATCATCGCTGCAGTTGCCATTGCATCTGTTATTGGTGTGATGTTAGCGCGTAAGGTTGAAATGACTTCTATGCCTCAGCTAGTAGCCATTCTACATAGTTTTGTGGGATTAGCTGCGGTTCTTGTAGGTTTTGGTTCTTATCTCGATCCTAAAACACATGCTTTGGCATCGACAGAACATACTATTCATTTAGTAGAAGTATTTATTGGTGTGTTTATTGGCGCCATCACTTTCACAGGTTCTATTGTTGCTTGGGGAAAACTAGAAGGTAAAATCAGAAGCAAACCTTTGTTATATCCGGGCAGACATGCAGTAAATATTATTTTATTAGTTGCGTGTATCGTTCTCGGCGCAATTTTTACAATGGCTCCAGGTACAGAAGGAATGTTGTATTTATACATCATGACAGCAATAGCTTGTTTTATTGGTGTGATGCTGGTAATGGCAATAGGCGGTGCAGATATGCCAGTGGTTGTTTCCATGTTAAACTCTTATTCAGGTTGGGCAGCTTCAGCAGCTGGTTTTATGTTAGGCAATGATCTTTTAATTGTAACAGGAGCTTTAGTGGGTAGTTCAGGTGCTATTCTTTCCATCATTATGTGTGAAGCCATGAACAGATCTTTTATCTCTGTTATTCTTGGAGGTTTTGGTGAGACAGCATCAAGCGGAGAAGCAGTTGCTATGGAAGGTGAAGTGACTGCTATGAATCATGAAGAAGTTGCTGATCTTTTAAAAGAAGCAAAATCGATTGTGATTGTACCAGGTTACGGAATGGCTGTAGCAAAAGCACAATATCCTATTTTTGAAATGGTGCAAACTTTACGTAAAGCTGGTAAAAAAGTAAGATTCGCGATTCACCCTGTGGCTGGTCGTTTACCGGGACATATGAACGTATTACTTGCAGAAGCAAGCGTACCTTATGATATTGTTTTAGAAATGGATGAGATCAATGAAGATCTTCCTGATACAGACGTAGTAATGGTAATCGGTGCTAACGACGTTGTTAATCCTGGTGCGCAAGATGATCCTTCAAGTCCAATTTACGGCATGCCTGTTATTGAAGCTTGGAAAGCAGAAAAAGTAATTGTGATGAAACGCTCTATGTCTGTTGGTTATGCCGGTGTTGAAAATCCATTGTTCTACAAATCAAATACCGATATGCTTTACGGCGATGCTAAGGACAGTGTAGAAAAAATACTAGGCTTTTTGAAAGCTTAG
- a CDS encoding MlaE family ABC transporter permease has product MFFHIGQYSALMFRVFKRPQKYSVYLRQIIVEIDSMGLTSLPIVAIISVFMGGIIAIQTASNIDNPLIPLYTIGFTVRESIMLEFSPTVVCLILAGKVGSNISSEIGAMRITEQIDALEIMGINSAGYLIFPKIAAAIIIFPVLIALSMFLGISGGYLMACLPSAAFTTYEYVFGIQAFFDPTKLYYSFTKVLVFAFIITSVSSYYGYYTSGGALEVGKSSTNAVVYSSILILLFSLILTYLFLIR; this is encoded by the coding sequence TTGTTTTTTCATATAGGACAGTATTCTGCACTCATGTTCAGGGTCTTTAAAAGACCTCAGAAGTACAGCGTTTATTTAAGACAAATAATTGTTGAGATAGATAGTATGGGACTCACTTCTCTACCTATCGTTGCAATTATTTCTGTTTTTATGGGCGGAATTATTGCCATTCAAACGGCTAGTAATATAGATAATCCTTTAATTCCTCTTTATACAATTGGATTTACGGTTCGCGAAAGTATTATGTTGGAGTTTAGTCCAACTGTGGTGTGTTTAATTTTGGCAGGAAAAGTAGGGTCTAACATTTCTTCTGAAATTGGCGCCATGCGCATCACAGAGCAAATCGATGCTTTAGAGATCATGGGAATAAATTCGGCAGGGTATTTAATTTTTCCAAAGATTGCAGCGGCTATCATTATTTTTCCTGTGCTTATTGCCTTAAGTATGTTTCTTGGAATCTCTGGGGGTTACTTAATGGCGTGTCTACCGTCTGCAGCCTTCACAACCTATGAATATGTTTTCGGGATCCAGGCCTTTTTTGACCCCACGAAATTATATTACTCTTTCACAAAAGTTTTAGTTTTTGCGTTTATTATTACTTCTGTTTCTTCTTACTATGGTTACTATACTTCCGGTGGAGCTTTAGAAGTGGGTAAAAGTAGTACAAATGCTGTGGTTTACAGCAGTATTTTGATTTTATTATTTAGCCTGATCCTAACTTATTTATTCCTGATCCGTTGA
- a CDS encoding toxin-antitoxin system YwqK family antitoxin: protein MKNALILFLSVVSFGFLNSQTQNDKGLYINDNATPGLFNGELFNGVISKTQNGIKSEFTVKEGVIEGEATYFYASGKLMEKGMFTKGQKDNKWVRFNENGTTSAIAFYNVGKKTGTWLVFDETGKKRFEMNYNNGEKTGVWTNWDENGAVAGTKDYSHAN from the coding sequence ATGAAAAATGCACTTATTCTATTTTTATCGGTAGTAAGTTTTGGGTTCTTAAATTCACAAACACAAAACGATAAAGGTTTATATATTAATGACAATGCTACTCCAGGTTTATTTAACGGAGAGTTGTTTAATGGAGTTATTTCGAAAACGCAAAACGGAATTAAGTCTGAATTTACTGTTAAGGAAGGCGTTATTGAAGGAGAAGCAACTTATTTCTACGCATCAGGCAAGCTAATGGAAAAAGGAATGTTTACTAAAGGTCAAAAAGACAATAAATGGGTACGTTTTAATGAAAATGGAACTACTTCTGCCATCGCTTTTTATAATGTTGGGAAAAAAACTGGCACTTGGTTAGTTTTTGATGAAACTGGCAAAAAACGTTTTGAGATGAACTATAACAATGGAGAGAAAACAGGTGTTTGGACAAATTGGGACGAGAATGGTGCAGTTGCTGGGACTAAAGATTACAGTCACGCTAACTAA
- a CDS encoding toxin-antitoxin system YwqK family antitoxin: MKKLFSITICITLLVFLVNCSSNSEEKNLSPEERRVNDSLSRIEQRLKADSLRGTNPLLIVPPDSTYTGDYVDKYPNGITKFKGLFRFGERHGQWMSFYPTGVLWSEMHYDKGYRHGPNIAYFENGKTRYSGSYKNDLKDSIWTYYDTLGVIAHKMLFKNDRMVKELPIK, encoded by the coding sequence ATGAAAAAATTGTTCTCCATTACCATTTGTATCACACTATTAGTATTCCTTGTAAACTGCTCTTCCAATTCAGAAGAAAAAAATCTTAGTCCTGAAGAAAGAAGAGTGAACGATTCACTTTCAAGAATCGAACAACGTTTAAAAGCGGACTCTTTAAGAGGAACAAACCCATTATTGATTGTGCCACCAGACAGCACTTACACCGGAGATTACGTAGATAAATATCCAAATGGCATCACCAAGTTTAAAGGTCTTTTTCGTTTTGGAGAGCGCCATGGGCAGTGGATGTCATTTTACCCGACTGGTGTGCTTTGGAGCGAAATGCATTATGACAAAGGTTACCGTCACGGACCAAACATTGCTTACTTTGAGAATGGAAAAACGCGTTACTCGGGTTCTTACAAAAACGATTTAAAAGACAGCATTTGGACATATTACGATACACTAGGTGTAATTGCACACAAAATGCTTTTTAAAAACGATCGAATGGTGAAAGAGTTGCCGATTAAGTAA
- a CDS encoding MepB family protein, giving the protein MINEIGLNKIHPDLNFAKTFVYDACGFLFSNLIQESESNDYGACTFSINFSHIKFRVAKVTPTKTGLFVTLWKRDEAGITCPHDASDIIDFFVISVRNKNRFGQFVFPKEELLKQHVLSSDKKEGKRGFRVYPPWDKQLNKQAQKTQNWQLNFFLEIDAEKLVDVDRSKHLYAQN; this is encoded by the coding sequence ATGATTAATGAAATTGGATTAAATAAAATTCATCCCGATTTAAACTTTGCTAAAACTTTTGTGTATGATGCCTGCGGATTTCTATTTTCAAATCTCATTCAAGAATCTGAAAGCAATGACTATGGAGCCTGCACTTTTTCAATTAATTTTTCTCACATAAAGTTTCGTGTAGCAAAAGTTACGCCAACTAAAACGGGTCTCTTTGTTACCTTATGGAAACGGGATGAAGCCGGAATAACTTGTCCGCACGATGCCTCTGACATCATTGATTTTTTCGTAATAAGTGTTAGAAATAAGAACCGATTTGGACAATTTGTATTTCCAAAAGAAGAACTATTAAAGCAACACGTATTATCAAGTGATAAAAAAGAAGGAAAAAGAGGGTTTCGCGTATATCCTCCTTGGGATAAACAGCTTAACAAACAAGCGCAAAAAACTCAAAATTGGCAATTAAATTTTTTTCTTGAAATTGATGCAGAGAAATTAGTAGACGTTGACAGGTCGAAACACTTGTATGCCCAGAATTAA
- a CDS encoding carboxypeptidase-like regulatory domain-containing protein, whose product MKKLLYILLFVSFSGVSLAGNSDKEKSTTKVIAGKITDSYGESIPGAKILIPETGETFFADMDGNFKLSIKTDKEYSLKINTIGFEPLEVKATYLSAFSDLSLKSL is encoded by the coding sequence TTGAAAAAACTACTTTATATCTTATTATTTGTTTCGTTTAGCGGTGTTTCATTAGCTGGAAACTCCGACAAAGAGAAATCGACTACAAAAGTAATTGCTGGTAAAATAACTGATTCATACGGCGAATCCATTCCAGGTGCTAAGATTTTAATTCCAGAAACAGGTGAGACTTTCTTTGCAGACATGGATGGTAATTTCAAACTTTCCATTAAAACAGATAAAGAATACTCTCTAAAAATAAACACTATTGGCTTCGAACCTTTAGAAGTAAAAGCAACTTATCTAAGTGCTTTTTCGGATCTTTCTTTAAAATCTCTCTAA
- a CDS encoding ABC-F family ATP-binding cassette domain-containing protein, which translates to MNLLSINNISKAYGAKVLFNKISFGINYGEKVALVAKNGSGKTTLFKILKGIEIADEGEVVFRKDITVGFLEQNFAFDETLTIQQLIDTADNQFVRCIRNYDAIIKLSETDSSDQVADKMEIALNEMNLIDAWDYEKNILEILSRLEIRDTSRIISTLSGGQKKRVALALTLINKPNLIIMDEPTNHLDIEMIEWLENYLQDASISILLVTHDRYFLDEVCDKIIEIDNHMLYEYKGNFDYYLEKKAEREQITDAEIDKARNLYRKEVVWVRKMPKARGTKSKSRVDAFYETEKKAKQKRVEKKIELTVKMERMGSKIVELHNITKNYPNKVILSEAFTYTFIPGEKIGVVGKNGTGKTTLLNIIQGKESVDTGKVSLGDTIVFGYYSQSGMVINNDKRIIEIIQDIAEHIPLANGTSLSASQLLTRFNFPPNVQYSYAHTLSGGEKRRLFLLTVLMKNPNFLILDEPTNDLDIVTLQTLEDFLEEFKGCVLIVSHDRYFIDRLVDHTFVLEGNGAIKDYPGNYTEYRNWISEQKEEEKETIKNAAKVIETAKVEVKQEPKNAPAKKLSFKVQHELDELEIEIPILEEKKLRINEELAGGVTDYNEIQKLTEDLKKLTEELDQKSIRWLEIQEELS; encoded by the coding sequence ATGAATTTACTCTCTATTAACAATATTTCTAAAGCATACGGCGCAAAGGTGCTGTTTAATAAAATCAGTTTCGGTATTAATTACGGTGAAAAAGTTGCTTTGGTGGCCAAAAATGGTTCCGGGAAAACAACCCTTTTTAAAATATTAAAGGGAATTGAAATTGCTGATGAGGGTGAAGTTGTTTTTAGAAAAGATATTACTGTTGGATTTTTGGAACAGAATTTTGCTTTTGATGAAACGCTAACTATACAGCAACTGATTGATACAGCCGATAATCAATTTGTACGTTGCATAAGAAATTACGATGCCATTATTAAATTAAGTGAGACCGATTCGAGTGATCAAGTAGCCGATAAAATGGAAATCGCACTTAATGAAATGAATTTAATCGATGCCTGGGATTACGAAAAAAATATTCTAGAAATTTTATCTCGTTTGGAAATTCGCGATACTTCACGCATTATCAGTACACTTTCGGGTGGACAAAAAAAACGTGTGGCACTTGCCCTTACTTTAATTAATAAACCCAATCTTATTATTATGGATGAGCCTACCAATCACCTCGATATTGAGATGATTGAATGGCTTGAAAATTACTTACAAGATGCGTCTATTAGTATTTTATTAGTGACGCACGATCGTTATTTTCTAGATGAAGTGTGTGATAAAATAATTGAAATTGATAATCACATGTTGTATGAATACAAAGGCAATTTTGATTATTATTTAGAGAAAAAAGCAGAACGTGAACAAATTACAGATGCTGAAATTGATAAGGCAAGAAATCTTTATCGCAAAGAAGTGGTTTGGGTGCGTAAGATGCCAAAGGCTCGTGGAACAAAATCAAAATCACGTGTGGATGCTTTTTATGAAACAGAAAAAAAAGCGAAACAAAAACGTGTCGAGAAAAAAATTGAACTAACAGTAAAGATGGAACGCATGGGTTCTAAAATTGTAGAGCTTCATAACATCACAAAAAATTATCCTAATAAAGTTATTTTATCCGAGGCATTTACTTACACTTTTATTCCAGGTGAAAAAATTGGTGTGGTTGGAAAAAACGGTACTGGTAAAACAACCCTTTTAAATATTATTCAAGGCAAAGAATCTGTTGATACAGGAAAAGTTTCTTTAGGCGACACGATTGTTTTTGGTTACTATTCCCAAAGCGGAATGGTAATAAACAACGACAAACGCATCATTGAAATTATTCAAGACATTGCGGAACACATTCCATTAGCGAATGGAACAAGTTTATCGGCTTCTCAATTATTAACGCGTTTTAATTTTCCACCAAATGTTCAATACAGCTATGCACATACCCTAAGCGGTGGTGAAAAAAGAAGATTGTTTCTTTTAACCGTGTTAATGAAAAATCCTAACTTTTTAATTCTCGATGAGCCTACAAATGATTTAGACATTGTTACTCTACAAACATTAGAAGATTTTCTTGAAGAGTTTAAAGGTTGTGTGTTGATTGTTTCTCACGATAGATATTTTATTGATCGTTTGGTTGATCATACATTCGTTTTAGAGGGCAACGGTGCGATTAAAGATTATCCAGGAAACTACACGGAGTACCGTAACTGGATTAGTGAACAAAAAGAGGAAGAAAAAGAAACAATTAAAAATGCTGCGAAGGTTATTGAAACTGCTAAAGTAGAAGTTAAACAAGAACCAAAAAATGCTCCTGCAAAAAAATTATCGTTTAAGGTTCAGCATGAATTAGATGAACTTGAAATAGAAATTCCCATCCTAGAAGAAAAAAAATTGCGTATAAATGAAGAACTTGCTGGTGGTGTTACTGATTATAATGAAATTCAAAAACTAACAGAAGATCTTAAGAAACTAACAGAAGAATTGGATCAAAAGTCAATTCGTTGGCTTGAAATTCAGGAAGAGCTGTCATGA
- a CDS encoding Re/Si-specific NAD(P)(+) transhydrogenase subunit alpha: MKVGIPAEIFPNELRVAATPKTVKRLQKQGFEVYIQHNAGQKANFSDKDFEEAGAKIVQNAADIYGKSDIVLKVKEPAVEEIAMMREGLVMLSYLWPAQNQDLLKVLADKKVNAVAMDAIPRISRAQKMDVLSSMANIAGYRAVIEGSYHFGRFLNGQITAAGKVEPAKVLVIGAGVAGLAALGAANSLGAIVRAFDTRKEVAEQIESMGAEFLTVEIEEDGATSSGYSKEMSKEFIAAEMALFKAQAAEVDIIITTAQIPGKPAPKLILEDHVAVMKPGSVIVDLAASTGGNCVLTKNGEVYTTPNGVTIVGKLNQLPSQASQLYGNNLCHLLDDMGKAEKFKIDMEDAVVSRAMVTYNGKINWPPAPLPVSPAKPKAAAVEVEDPKVVAARKAKKEGKSLTIRLGFIGLFLLMLGQFAPSEFMQHFTVFVLAVFIGWQVIWNVSHSLHTPLMAVTNAISGIIIVGGLLQTTNDFSSPMTILASIAILVASINIVGGFVVTHRMLKMFKK, encoded by the coding sequence ATGAAAGTTGGAATTCCAGCGGAAATATTTCCAAACGAACTAAGGGTTGCTGCAACTCCTAAAACGGTAAAACGTTTACAAAAGCAGGGGTTCGAGGTTTATATCCAGCATAACGCCGGACAAAAAGCAAACTTTTCTGACAAAGATTTTGAAGAAGCTGGTGCTAAAATAGTACAAAATGCTGCCGATATTTATGGTAAATCTGATATTGTTCTTAAAGTAAAAGAACCTGCAGTAGAAGAAATTGCCATGATGCGAGAAGGCCTGGTGATGTTGAGCTATTTATGGCCGGCACAAAATCAGGACTTACTTAAAGTGTTAGCTGACAAAAAAGTAAACGCTGTAGCAATGGACGCTATTCCGCGTATTTCCAGAGCACAAAAAATGGATGTACTGTCATCTATGGCTAACATAGCTGGATACAGAGCAGTTATAGAAGGATCGTATCATTTTGGAAGATTTTTAAACGGACAAATTACAGCTGCAGGAAAAGTAGAACCTGCAAAAGTACTTGTGATTGGCGCGGGTGTAGCAGGACTTGCAGCACTAGGAGCAGCCAATTCATTAGGTGCCATTGTAAGAGCATTCGATACGCGAAAAGAAGTAGCTGAACAAATTGAATCCATGGGTGCCGAATTTCTTACGGTAGAAATAGAAGAAGACGGCGCAACATCTTCTGGCTACTCTAAAGAAATGAGTAAAGAATTTATTGCAGCGGAAATGGCTTTGTTTAAAGCACAAGCCGCTGAGGTAGATATTATTATAACCACTGCACAAATTCCAGGCAAGCCTGCTCCAAAATTAATTTTAGAAGATCACGTTGCTGTAATGAAGCCAGGTTCTGTGATTGTTGATTTAGCGGCATCTACCGGTGGTAATTGTGTGCTAACTAAAAATGGTGAAGTATATACGACGCCGAACGGTGTTACCATTGTTGGAAAATTAAATCAGTTACCAAGTCAGGCATCACAACTTTATGGAAACAACTTATGCCATCTTCTAGATGATATGGGCAAAGCCGAAAAGTTTAAGATTGATATGGAAGACGCTGTTGTATCAAGAGCCATGGTAACATACAATGGTAAGATCAATTGGCCACCAGCGCCACTTCCTGTAAGTCCGGCTAAACCTAAGGCTGCAGCCGTTGAAGTTGAAGATCCAAAAGTTGTTGCAGCGCGCAAAGCAAAAAAGGAAGGAAAATCGTTAACCATTCGTTTAGGTTTTATTGGTTTGTTTTTATTGATGTTAGGTCAATTTGCACCGAGTGAATTTATGCAACACTTCACCGTGTTTGTACTAGCGGTGTTTATCGGTTGGCAAGTTATTTGGAATGTATCACATTCTCTTCACACTCCGTTAATGGCTGTTACCAATGCCATAAGCGGAATTATCATCGTTGGCGGTTTATTGCAAACGACCAATGATTTTTCAAGTCCTATGACCATTTTAGCATCCATTGCTATTCTTGTGGCCAGCATAAATATTGTTGGCGGATTTGTAGTTACTCACCGTATGTTGAAAATGTTCAAAAAATAA
- a CDS encoding T9SS type A sorting domain-containing protein, with protein sequence MKKLLLPFILLILINKTPAQVVFCPAGAEWNYYFNAAYGGGFENETIKYLRDTIIGADTIKLLKSSRLYADGNPVPPNFLTHIKQKGDTIFFNNFSTQYTWQILYNFAAQVNEGWHITHIGCPVNSILTSSYNVVSISSVVENNMTLKKLNMGVFTVTERFGSSGFLFLLSNKGNCHTDQYVGSLCYKDNSFGLKQFSSYPCDYSNTVGVSENELNKGLRVFPNPTNGKFTFESATSEMTNISIHNALGELVYSKPNQYSNNQIDLSFLPQGIYYLSAESDKIKKTIKVVKN encoded by the coding sequence ATGAAAAAACTATTACTACCTTTTATTTTGTTAATTCTGATAAATAAAACACCTGCACAAGTTGTGTTTTGTCCTGCTGGTGCTGAGTGGAATTATTATTTTAATGCAGCTTATGGTGGCGGTTTTGAGAACGAAACCATTAAATATCTGCGGGACACAATTATTGGTGCTGACACAATTAAACTATTGAAGAGTTCGCGCTTGTATGCAGATGGCAACCCAGTGCCCCCCAATTTTTTAACCCACATTAAACAAAAGGGCGACACGATATTTTTTAATAATTTTTCTACGCAATATACTTGGCAGATTTTATATAATTTTGCTGCACAGGTAAACGAAGGTTGGCACATAACTCATATAGGATGTCCTGTTAACTCTATTTTAACCAGTAGTTATAACGTTGTTTCTATTAGCTCAGTAGTTGAAAACAATATGACTTTAAAAAAGTTGAACATGGGTGTTTTCACTGTTACAGAAAGATTTGGATCCAGTGGTTTTCTGTTTCTGCTTTCTAACAAAGGTAATTGCCATACCGATCAATATGTCGGGAGTTTATGTTATAAAGACAATTCATTCGGCTTAAAACAATTTTCCAGCTATCCGTGTGATTACTCAAATACAGTTGGTGTTTCAGAGAATGAGCTTAATAAAGGTTTAAGAGTTTTCCCAAATCCTACAAATGGAAAATTTACTTTTGAGTCAGCAACTTCTGAAATGACTAACATTAGCATTCACAACGCTCTTGGAGAGCTTGTTTATAGCAAACCAAATCAATATTCAAACAATCAAATAGACCTGAGTTTTTTACCGCAAGGAATTTATTATTTATCTGCAGAAAGCGACAAGATCAAGAAAACAATTAAGGTAGTAAAGAATTAA
- a CDS encoding ABC transporter ATP-binding protein produces the protein MIEIKNINKSFGSRHIVKDVSFVFYPGKTNLIIGESGSGKTTILKLMVGLHEADTGDVIYDGQNFPKLTPDGKQEIRKQIGMLFQGGALFDSQTLEENVRFPLDMFTNLSKEEKLDRVNFCLKRVMLEGKNDLYPAELSGGMKKRASLARAIANHPKYLFCDEPNSGLDPKTSIVIDNLIKDITEEYNMTTIIVTHDMNSVIEIGDNVMFVYKGENWWSGDKTQVLETANKELTDFVFASAFMKSVYKNKK, from the coding sequence TTGATCGAAATTAAAAATATCAACAAAAGTTTTGGCTCCAGGCACATTGTAAAAGACGTTTCCTTTGTGTTTTATCCTGGTAAAACAAACCTCATTATAGGAGAAAGTGGAAGTGGTAAAACAACTATATTAAAACTTATGGTTGGACTTCACGAAGCCGATACTGGAGATGTTATTTATGATGGACAAAATTTCCCCAAATTAACGCCTGATGGTAAGCAAGAAATTAGGAAACAAATCGGCATGTTATTTCAAGGCGGCGCTTTGTTTGACTCGCAGACTTTAGAGGAAAATGTACGTTTTCCATTAGACATGTTTACTAATCTTAGTAAGGAAGAAAAACTGGACCGTGTAAATTTTTGTTTGAAGCGCGTAATGCTCGAAGGAAAAAATGATTTATATCCAGCTGAACTCAGCGGAGGCATGAAAAAAAGAGCTTCCTTAGCAAGAGCAATAGCCAATCACCCGAAGTATTTATTTTGCGATGAACCAAATTCAGGACTTGATCCAAAAACGTCCATTGTTATTGATAATTTAATTAAAGACATCACTGAGGAGTATAACATGACTACGATTATCGTTACTCACGATATGAATTCCGTAATAGAAATTGGAGACAATGTTATGTTTGTTTATAAGGGAGAGAATTGGTGGTCTGGTGATAAAACACAAGTGTTAGAAACTGCAAATAAAGAACTAACAGACTTTGTATTTGCTAGTGCATTTATGAAATCGGTTTACAAAAACAAAAAGTAA